One genomic segment of Hordeum vulgare subsp. vulgare chromosome 2H, MorexV3_pseudomolecules_assembly, whole genome shotgun sequence includes these proteins:
- the LOC123430571 gene encoding LIM domain-containing protein PLIM2b-like, which produces MSFTGTQDKCSACEKTVHFIDLLTADGVIYHKTCFKCSHCKGILSMCSYSSMDGVLYCKTHFEQLFKETGSFSKKFTPGNKSGDKSELTRAPSKLSAAFSGTQDKCAACTKTVYPLEKMTLEGDAYHKSCFKCSHGGCILTTSSYAALNGVLYCKIHFGQLFMERGSYSHMKKKSPSQEVLPDLVAAAEGQPEAEAAPPQDGE; this is translated from the exons ATGTCTTTCACCGGCACGCAGGACAAGTGCTCGGCGTGCGAAAAGACGGTCCACTTCATCGACCTCCTCACGGCCGACGGCGTCATCTACCACAAGACCTGCTTCAAATGCAGCCACTGCAAAGGGATCCTCTCG ATGTGCAGCTATTCTTCCATGGACGGTGTCCTCTACTGCAAGACGCACTTCGAGCAGCTCTTCAAGGAGACAGGGAGCTTCTCAAAGAAGTTCACACCGG GTAACAAATCTGGCGACAAGAGTGAACTG ACAAGGGCCCCAAGCAAGCTATCCGCTGCCTTCTCCGGTACTCAGGATAAGTGTGCAGCCTGCACGAAAACAGTGTATCCACTCGAAAAG ATGACTCTGGAGGGCGATGCATACCACAAGAGCTGCTTCAAGTGCTCCCACGGGGGCTGCATCCTAACCACCTCCTCCTATGCCGCCCTCAACGGCGTCTTGTACTGCAAGATCCATTTCGGGCAACTGTTCATGGAGAGAGGAAGCTACAGCCACATGAAGAAGAAGAGCCCCTCGCAGGAGGTGTTGCCCGATttggtggcggcggccgaaggGCAACCGGAGGCAGAGGCGGCACCGCCGCAAGATGGGGAATAG